A single genomic interval of Agarivorans aestuarii harbors:
- a CDS encoding LysR family transcriptional regulator produces the protein MQKILGQLSDIDLRLLKVFRVVVECGGISAAEVELNIGRSTISRHVKDLEIRLGVTLCQRGRAGFVLSAEGQHIYQSSLRLMGALDEFRADVQGLHKEMTGNLAIALFDKTVTNQEAKISQALQLFDQRAPKVSLDLYVETLSVIESGVIEGRYHVGVVPGPRQSASLAYQWLFDEKMSLYCGYHHPLFKRSDITISEQEIVSQKYAGLGHNSPNMDTSQQKGFKRHATAYDQEAVATLLLSGSYLAYLPDHYARSFVEQGLIRAIGGQVFSYDCPFLAVNRISPKPSRILACFLECLKQAHHLV, from the coding sequence ATGCAGAAGATCTTGGGCCAACTTAGTGATATTGATTTACGCCTACTCAAAGTTTTTAGGGTGGTGGTGGAATGTGGAGGCATTTCGGCAGCCGAAGTCGAACTAAATATTGGTCGCTCGACCATTAGCCGACACGTTAAGGATTTGGAGATCCGCCTTGGGGTAACCTTATGCCAGCGGGGGCGCGCTGGGTTTGTGTTAAGTGCCGAAGGGCAACATATCTATCAATCAAGCTTACGTTTGATGGGCGCCTTAGATGAGTTCCGCGCAGACGTTCAAGGCTTACACAAAGAGATGACCGGTAACCTAGCCATTGCCTTGTTCGATAAAACCGTCACCAACCAAGAAGCTAAAATTTCCCAAGCATTGCAGCTATTCGACCAACGAGCCCCCAAGGTTAGTTTAGATTTATACGTAGAAACCTTATCGGTGATCGAAAGTGGAGTGATAGAAGGGCGTTATCATGTTGGTGTGGTGCCGGGGCCGCGTCAATCTGCCAGTTTGGCCTATCAGTGGCTATTTGATGAAAAAATGTCTCTGTATTGTGGCTATCACCACCCCTTGTTTAAACGCAGTGATATTACGATTAGCGAGCAAGAGATAGTTAGCCAAAAATATGCAGGCCTTGGTCACAATTCACCTAATATGGATACTTCTCAGCAAAAAGGCTTTAAGCGACATGCCACCGCTTATGACCAAGAAGCTGTCGCTACCTTATTATTGTCGGGCAGTTATTTGGCTTATTTGCCCGACCATTATGCACGTAGTTTTGTGGAGCAAGGGCTGATTAGAGCCATTGGTGGCCAGGTATTTAGCTATGACTGTCCGTTTTTAGCGGTAAATCGTATATCACCCAAACCCTCACGGATATTGGCTTGTTTCCTAGAGTGCTTAAAACAGGCTCATCACTTAGTTTAA
- a CDS encoding MGMT family protein encodes MDQQDYLAKFWLVIGHIPEGKVATYGGVAEMAGYPRMARAVGRCLKTLPEGSSLPWHRVINAKGMISFPEGSPQYQCQRQRLEDEGIIFCNNKVPLTQHLWLGD; translated from the coding sequence ATGGATCAACAAGACTATCTCGCTAAGTTTTGGTTGGTGATTGGGCATATTCCAGAAGGGAAGGTAGCCACTTATGGCGGGGTTGCCGAAATGGCTGGTTATCCTCGAATGGCGCGAGCAGTGGGGCGCTGTTTAAAAACTTTGCCAGAGGGTTCCAGTTTGCCATGGCATAGGGTGATTAATGCCAAGGGTATGATTTCCTTCCCTGAAGGCTCTCCTCAATATCAGTGTCAGCGACAGCGGCTTGAAGATGAGGGCATTATTTTTTGCAATAACAAAGTGCCTCTCACCCAGCACCTATGGCTGGGTGATTAA
- a CDS encoding AAA family ATPase, with translation MILLVGGEKGGSGKSCLAQNLAVYLKQRFNTEILLVDCDPQRTSSDWVQARNEQENLPSINCVQLYGNIRNDLLSLQNRFDFVVVDCGGQDSKALRSSMAVATHAIVPLRPKRRDIKTLPHLEELVNTCKAVNFHLKEAVVLTQCPSLPSQYKRIEEAKEVCRTYGLHVLDAITFNRNIYDDSEERGYTVLELEPEGKAAQEIRNIAEEFIVCEQGAADHGIARSQEKASGF, from the coding sequence ATGATACTTCTCGTTGGCGGTGAAAAGGGGGGCAGTGGAAAAAGCTGTCTGGCCCAGAACTTGGCGGTGTATTTAAAACAACGCTTCAATACCGAAATTCTCTTGGTAGATTGCGACCCACAACGTACTAGCTCCGATTGGGTGCAGGCACGTAATGAGCAAGAAAACCTTCCCAGCATCAATTGTGTTCAGCTATACGGCAATATTCGTAACGACCTACTTAGCCTACAAAACCGCTTTGATTTTGTGGTAGTAGATTGTGGTGGTCAAGATAGCAAAGCACTGCGTTCGAGCATGGCTGTTGCTACCCATGCCATCGTTCCGCTGCGCCCCAAAAGACGCGATATTAAAACCCTTCCTCATCTCGAAGAGTTGGTGAATACCTGTAAAGCGGTAAACTTCCATCTCAAGGAGGCTGTGGTACTTACCCAATGCCCGTCCCTGCCCAGCCAATACAAACGCATTGAAGAAGCCAAAGAGGTATGTAGAACCTATGGCTTACATGTGCTGGACGCCATCACTTTTAATCGCAACATTTATGATGACAGTGAAGAGCGCGGCTATACCGTATTGGAACTAGAGCCAGAGGGCAAAGCTGCACAAGAAATCCGCAATATTGCTGAAGAATTTATAGTATGTGAGCAAGGAGCGGCAGATCATGGCATTGCACGATCTCAAGAAAAAGCCTCGGGCTTCTAA
- a CDS encoding substrate-binding periplasmic protein, giving the protein MLPSTTSLAEPLRLVADRWCPFNCQANSAYPGYTIEIAQKVFAAEHPVSLVEMPWSRALRHTEKGVYHAVVGALANEAKGFIYPKVAIGKAEQVLVMQSNTNWQYQGIASLEQLTIAVIADYDYSLEVDAYINAKQHRRNVVLVRSEHALERMHKLLMEGKIDGYIEDKSVVNYYVHQLKDSNAIRIATSFSIEPVYIAFSPANPQSPALAHRLSMGIQELRANGELAKILQRYGLSDWL; this is encoded by the coding sequence ATGTTACCCAGTACAACTAGCCTTGCCGAACCACTTCGCTTGGTGGCTGACCGATGGTGCCCCTTTAACTGCCAAGCAAACAGTGCTTACCCTGGTTACACCATCGAAATAGCTCAAAAGGTATTTGCAGCCGAACACCCAGTGAGCTTGGTTGAAATGCCTTGGTCACGCGCACTGCGTCACACCGAAAAAGGCGTTTATCACGCGGTGGTAGGAGCATTGGCTAATGAAGCTAAAGGTTTTATTTACCCAAAGGTAGCAATAGGAAAAGCCGAACAAGTACTGGTAATGCAAAGTAATACTAACTGGCAATATCAAGGCATCGCCTCGCTCGAACAGCTCACAATTGCAGTGATTGCCGATTATGACTATAGCCTTGAAGTTGATGCTTATATAAACGCTAAGCAACACCGTCGCAATGTGGTATTAGTACGCAGTGAACATGCATTGGAACGCATGCATAAATTGCTTATGGAGGGAAAAATTGATGGCTATATTGAAGACAAGAGTGTGGTGAATTACTACGTTCATCAACTTAAAGACAGCAATGCCATTCGCATTGCTACCAGCTTTAGTATTGAGCCCGTCTACATCGCCTTTTCGCCCGCCAATCCACAGAGCCCTGCCTTAGCTCACCGCCTAAGTATGGGTATACAAGAACTAAGGGCCAATGGGGAGTTGGCTAAGATCTTACAACGCTATGGGCTTAGCGACTGGCTGTAG
- a CDS encoding alpha/beta hydrolase has translation MPLHAITVEPEQAARHCIIWLHGLGAGPEDFVPLAKQLKLIDEAAVRFIFPAAPERAVTVNAGYFMPAWYDILAFSPQRKINQQHLEQVSQEISQLIEQQLAQGIPSKNIILAGFSQGGAVAYHCALNLEHALGGVLCMSTYLVNESLPKQHFQANTPILIQHGRQDDVVAPSLGEQAYQQLSALGYQAEFSLFDMAHSVSPSQIKAIKAWIGARLN, from the coding sequence ATGCCACTTCACGCTATAACTGTAGAACCCGAGCAAGCTGCTCGCCATTGTATTATTTGGCTACATGGCTTAGGTGCTGGTCCTGAAGATTTTGTACCTTTAGCTAAACAACTAAAGCTGATCGATGAAGCAGCAGTGCGCTTTATCTTCCCAGCAGCGCCCGAGCGCGCCGTCACCGTAAATGCTGGCTACTTTATGCCCGCTTGGTACGACATACTGGCGTTTTCACCGCAGCGTAAAATTAATCAACAGCACTTAGAACAAGTAAGCCAAGAAATTAGCCAGCTAATTGAGCAACAACTTGCTCAAGGCATCCCCAGTAAAAACATTATTTTGGCCGGTTTCTCTCAAGGCGGTGCAGTGGCGTATCACTGTGCGTTAAACCTAGAGCATGCCTTAGGTGGTGTGTTGTGTATGTCTACTTACTTAGTTAATGAAAGCCTGCCTAAACAGCACTTCCAAGCTAATACGCCGATCCTCATCCAGCATGGCCGACAAGATGATGTTGTAGCCCCAAGCTTAGGTGAGCAAGCCTATCAGCAACTATCAGCTTTAGGCTACCAAGCGGAATTTAGCCTATTTGATATGGCACACAGTGTATCGCCGAGCCAAATAAAGGCGATTAAAGCCTGGATAGGCGCCCGTTTAAACTAA
- a CDS encoding GIY-YIG nuclease family protein: MSDDTSLVAEVTASEWFLYIIRTKQQHLYTGVTTDVARRFAEHQLGGAKGAKALRGKGPLRLVFQQAVASKQQAMRLEYAIKQLPKAAKERLVLGQLDWQSLLPESDS; this comes from the coding sequence ATGTCCGATGATACCTCGTTAGTGGCTGAAGTTACTGCTAGCGAGTGGTTTCTGTATATTATTAGAACCAAACAACAGCACCTATATACTGGCGTGACCACCGATGTAGCGCGCCGTTTTGCAGAGCATCAACTAGGCGGGGCTAAAGGTGCTAAAGCCTTACGTGGCAAAGGCCCTTTACGGTTGGTATTTCAACAAGCTGTGGCTTCTAAACAGCAAGCGATGCGTTTGGAATATGCTATAAAACAACTGCCAAAAGCAGCCAAGGAACGCTTGGTGCTAGGGCAGTTAGATTGGCAAAGCCTGTTGCCAGAATCGGATAGTTAA
- a CDS encoding SMI1/KNR4 family protein, which yields MQELIDEIRAADQSGAYPSELPTEAQLVEVEELILIPMPSDLRAFQLTVSNVICGSLEPVTISDPYLHTYLPEVAATAWSLGLPREFIPICQNGDNFYFISQEGEIGYWQGQEDLVPEWDTIWDWASEVWMQS from the coding sequence ATGCAAGAATTAATCGATGAAATTAGAGCTGCCGATCAGTCTGGCGCCTATCCTAGTGAGCTACCAACAGAAGCGCAATTAGTTGAAGTTGAAGAACTTATCTTAATTCCTATGCCAAGTGATCTGCGTGCTTTCCAACTTACCGTGAGTAATGTTATCTGTGGTAGCTTAGAGCCTGTAACGATTAGCGACCCTTACTTACATACTTATTTGCCAGAGGTAGCGGCTACCGCATGGAGCTTAGGTTTACCGCGTGAGTTTATTCCTATTTGCCAAAATGGTGACAACTTCTACTTCATTAGCCAAGAAGGTGAAATTGGCTACTGGCAAGGCCAAGAAGATCTAGTACCAGAGTGGGATACCATCTGGGATTGGGCTAGCGAAGTATGGATGCAAAGCTAA